The sequence below is a genomic window from Deltaproteobacteria bacterium.
ATGCGTGATCCGACAGGGTATGGACAACATTTTTAAGGCCCGCTCCACACTGGTCAAATTGCCTGCTTTATAATCTATGATACTGATCATGAGGGTGCTTCTCTTTTATTAAAAAAATTCGTTCATATCAACCAATGTCAATTTTTTAACCTAAATCACCATCCGTTGTCAATGTCCTATCTTTGAATTGGGGAAATAGAATGACAAATTCAGCACCTTGCCCCGGAAAACTTTCCATCCGAATCTGTCCCCCGCGGTCGGAAATAATTTTTTGTACGATACTTAATCCCAGTCCGGTTCCTTGGTCTTTTGTGGTAAAAAAAGGTTCAAAAATCTTAGGCTGATCCTTCTCGGGAATGCCCGATCCATTGTCTCTGATTTTGATTTCTATCCCATCCTCCTGAGATCCGGCCTGATAGAGCCGTGCCCCGATAAAGATCTCACCGGAGGAAGGAACCGCTTGCAAGGCATTAGTCAAAAGATTCCATAAAATTTGGGACAATTCTCCGGTTGAAATACGGACCTTGAGATCGGGTTCGATATCCCATTTCCAAACCAGGTCAGGAGGGATCCCGGGATTCCTTTTTATCAATTCAACCGTCTCGCGGATAAAATCAGATATATTAAGCGGGGATTCGATATCCTGAACCGGTTTAGCAAAAGTTAAAAAATTATTCACCAATGAATCCAGTTTGGTTACTTCGCGCGAAATGATTTTCAAAAGGCGGTCCCCGGTCCTTTCCTCCTTAAAATCATCTTTCAAAACCTGGATGGAGCCGCTGATGGAAGCCAGGGGATTTCTAATTTCGTGAGCGATCCCGGCAGCCATTTTTCCCATCAAAGCCAGGCGATCCACTTTCCGCAGGTGGTCTTCCATGGTTTTGATCCGGGAGATATCTTTAAAGGATAAGATTTTCCCTATCCCGTGAGGTTGTTGGTCACCTTTTATCGAGGTAAAGGAAAACCCTAATGTTACCAGTGCGCCTTCTGGATTTTGGTAGGAGGTTTCCAGCCGATTCCCCGGGTCAGAGGCTTTCGGATCAGGGCCTTTTTTCAAATCGGGAAAAAGATCCCTCAGGGGCAGGTCTATTAATTCACCAGAGAGCCGGCCCAGGATTTTCTCCCCGGCCGGATTAATACTCTTAATTTTATCTTCATCGTCTAAAGTAATCAAGCCGATATCAATGTTCTGGATCACGACCCGGTTCAATTCCTCCAATTGATCGATATTTTTTTTCTGTATCTCAATCTGCCCCCGTTGTTTTCCGGCCTGTTCGGTGAAAACACTGCTCAGATAACCGATAAAAAAAAATCCCACCCCGTGCATGACTACCTGATACAAAAAATAGTTTTTTGAATAGGGGATCAGTTGAACCGCCCGTCCGTACAATAAAGGGATTTTCCCCAACCCTTGAAGAAAAAGGAGCCCTCCATACAAAACCGTCATACCAAAGGCCGTCAATATTCCACCCAATCGGTAAAAGAGGGTTCCTCCGGCCAAAATGATTAAAAAATAGAGGTAGGGGAAAAAGCTTTCTATCCCACCGGTAAGATAGACCACTGCGGTTACGAAGAGCCCATCAAGCAGTAACTGAAAAACAGCTACCCCTAAGACGGCAGACTCCCATAAAAGAAAAAGGATATAGAAGATAGAAAAAAAATATTGGAGGGCGATTAAGAAGTATAGCCGGGAAAAGGAAAAAGGGAAAAGGCCTCCTTTCTCCTGAAGGATCACCGTCAGCAAAAGAAAAAAAGAAATAAATACCAGCCGCCATAAAATAAGCCATTGCGTTTTCCGCAAAAAATCTTTTTCATTATAAAACCAGGGTCTTGAAGAAATGCCTTCTTCTATTTTCCGGCGATCAAAAATGATCGGTTTTTTCACCCTGTTACGTCCTTTTCCCGGCATAAAAACCGTAATCCGGTCCCTACCAATCCCTTATCCGGTAATGGCTTCACCCATCTTAAAGATAGGCAGATACATGGCAATTACCAATCCGCCGACAATTCCACCCAGAACGACCATCATAATGGGTTCCATCATCGAAGTCAGGGTATTGACGGCGGCATCTACGTCGTCATCATAAAAATCGGCAATTTTGTTCAGCATGGTGTCCAGCTCTCCGGAGGCCTCACCCACCCCGATCATTTGGGTTACCATGGGAGGGAATACCTTACTTTCCTCTAAAGGTTCTGAAATCGTTTTCCCTTCGGCGATGCTTCCCCGGGCTTTATAAATAGCTTTTTCCACCACCTTATTTCCGGCAGATTTAGCCACAATGTCCATGGCTTCCAAAATAGGCACCCCGCTGCTGACCATGGTTCCAAAGGTCCGGGTAAACTTGGCCACGGCCACTTTCCGGAACAACATCCCGAAAATGGGCAGTTTCAACAGGAGATCATCGATCAGATACTTGCCTTTATCAGTCCGGTAAACAGAACGTAGCAGAAAAATCAAGCCCCCTATCCCGAGGGCAATAAAAATCAAATTGCTGCTGACAAACCGGCTGAGTCCGATTACAAATTGGGTCGGGACCGGAAGGGCTTGACCGACCTCCGAAAACATCTTTTCAAAGACAGGAATGACAAAAAGTAAAATAATCGCCGTTACGACTATTGAGACCCCGGTAACAACAGCCGGATAGACCATGGCGCCTTTGACTTTTTTTTTCAGTTTTTCTGTCTTTTCGATATAGCTGGAAAGTCGATTTAAAATGACATCCAGGATGCCGCCGGCCTCTCCGGCTTCCACCAGATTGACATAAAGGTCATCAAAAACCTTAGGATGCTTTTTAAGGGCCTCGGCCAGGGATTGGCCGCTTTCTACGTCCCCTTTAATCTTGGCTATGACATTGGAAAAAGCGGCGTTTTCCTGTTGATTGCCCAAAATGGTTAAGCATTGAACCAGGGGGAGTCCGGCATTGATCATCGTGGAGAACTGGCGCGTAAAGACCACGATCGATTTCTTGGGAATCTTTTTCCGAAGGGCAAACTTACGAGCGGGTTTTTCCCGTTTCTCCTGAATACGGATGGGGCGGATGTCGAGTTTGCGAAGCTGAAGGCGGGCGACGACTACATTATCGGCCACCAATTCCCCTTTTTTCAACTCCCCTTGTTTTGTTTTTCCTTGCCAGGTATAAGTCGGCATAATCGAATCCTTGGTTAGTCTTTATCCGTCACTTTAATGACTTCTTCCAGGGTGGTGACTCCTTCCAATACCTTTGTCAGGCCGCTTTCACGCAGGGTTTTCATGCCCTGCTCCCGGGCCGCTTTTTTTATTTCAGCCGCCGAGGCCCTTTCAAAGATTAATTCTTTGAGTTGTTCAAAAAAAGGCAAAACCTCATAAATCGCAATTCGGCCCTTAAACCCTGTAAAATTACAGGCTGGGCAGCCGACGGCTTCCCATAAGGAATGACTGGCTGGATCTAAATGGAACTCCTTTAAGAGATCCGTTGATTTTTCAATCTTTTTCTTGCAGATCAAACATAATTTTCGAATCAGCCGCTGGGCCACTACCAGATTAATGGATGAAGCGACCAGAAAAGGCTCAACACCCATATCCAACAATCGGGTAACGGTATTAGGGGCGTCGTTGGTATGGAGGGTACTCAGAACCAGATGGCCCGTTAGGGCTGCTTTAATGGAAATTTCGGCCGTGTCCTTGTCCCGGATCTCTCCCACCATAATGATATCGGGATCTTGTCGGAGAAAAGAGCGCAGGACATTGGTAAAAGACAGCCCGATATCTTCATGCACCTGAACCTGATTAATCCCGTAAATATTCAATTCAACGGGATCCTCCACGGTCGAAATATTTTGGGTGGGCTTATTTAATTCGCTGAGAGTAGAGTAGAGGGTCGTTGTTTTCCCGCTGCCGGTCGGCCCGGTTACCAGGATCATGCCATAAGGTTTGTAGATGGCTTCATTATACTTGGTTAAGGCCTCTTTTTCAAACCCAAGTAATCTCAAATCCACCTGCAGGGTTGATTTGTCCAGGAGACGCAAAACCACCTTCTCCCCGAATAGGGTCGGCAAAACGGAAACCCGAAAATCCATTTCATTGCCGTCTCCAA
It includes:
- a CDS encoding type II secretion system F family protein, which encodes MPTYTWQGKTKQGELKKGELVADNVVVARLQLRKLDIRPIRIQEKREKPARKFALRKKIPKKSIVVFTRQFSTMINAGLPLVQCLTILGNQQENAAFSNVIAKIKGDVESGQSLAEALKKHPKVFDDLYVNLVEAGEAGGILDVILNRLSSYIEKTEKLKKKVKGAMVYPAVVTGVSIVVTAIILLFVIPVFEKMFSEVGQALPVPTQFVIGLSRFVSSNLIFIALGIGGLIFLLRSVYRTDKGKYLIDDLLLKLPIFGMLFRKVAVAKFTRTFGTMVSSGVPILEAMDIVAKSAGNKVVEKAIYKARGSIAEGKTISEPLEESKVFPPMVTQMIGVGEASGELDTMLNKIADFYDDDVDAAVNTLTSMMEPIMMVVLGGIVGGLVIAMYLPIFKMGEAITG
- the pilB gene encoding type IV-A pilus assembly ATPase PilB codes for the protein MFKNKRIGELLLREQKITAKQLEEVLAEQKRLGGRPKIGTLLVQKGFIDEKTLLAFLSKQFGLPIIDLSRLEFKPTWISLIPDNIARKYEIIPIGKEGATLKMAISDPSNIFALDDLKFLTGSNIQLFLSSEKNLKEAIDKYYSLTSTLTEALEDIKGLEVDYIQPDEEMDEVNLEIAAKEAPVVKLANLLLIDAIKRGASDIHFETYDRAFRVRYRIDGVLYEIMNPPVKLKNALVSRLKIMSNLNIAERRLPQDGRLKLRFGDGNEMDFRVSVLPTLFGEKVVLRLLDKSTLQVDLRLLGFEKEALTKYNEAIYKPYGMILVTGPTGSGKTTTLYSTLSELNKPTQNISTVEDPVELNIYGINQVQVHEDIGLSFTNVLRSFLRQDPDIIMVGEIRDKDTAEISIKAALTGHLVLSTLHTNDAPNTVTRLLDMGVEPFLVASSINLVVAQRLIRKLCLICKKKIEKSTDLLKEFHLDPASHSLWEAVGCPACNFTGFKGRIAIYEVLPFFEQLKELIFERASAAEIKKAAREQGMKTLRESGLTKVLEGVTTLEEVIKVTDKD